In the Acetobacterium sp. KB-1 genome, ACCGATCCGACTCCTTAAAGCGCAGTCGCTCACCATTTATTATGGTGGTGGTGCCCACACTCAAGCTGCCTAACACCGCCAGAATCGGAACCAGATCCGGACACTGAGAGACATCGATAACAATTCCATGAGTGGTTGATTTTTTTACCACCAGGCCATCAGCTTTAGCACTGATTTCACCACCCATTTGTTTTATCAGATCAACCATTACCTTGTCCCCCTGAAAAGAAGAAAGATCAAGATCCTTGCAGTCCATCTTTTCACCAATGGCACCCGCTGCCAGCCAGAACGCGCCCTGAGAAAAATCACCTTCGACCCGGTAATGACAAGGTCGATAGGCCTGATTTCCCTTAATCAAAAACCGCCGGTCATTGTCATTGACAATCTCAATCCCAAAGTGCTTCAGCATGTCCAGGGTAATATCAAGATAGGGTTTTGACTCCAGTTTTGATGTAACTTCAATAACCGAATCGCCAGAAAGCAAGGGCAGGGCAAAAAGTAAGCCGGTAATAAACTGTGAACTTACCCCGCCATCAATTTGATAGCTGCCGGGAGTCAGAGTTCCTTCTACTGCCAGAGGTAGATCCTGTTGTTTATTTAAATGCTCATAATGAATTGATTTTTCTTCAAATAGATCATAATAGGGCTTCATCGGCCGGGTAACCAGACGACCCTTTCCGGTAATCACCACCCGTTTAGGCTGGAGCAGCAAAATCGGGATAATAAATCGCAGCGTTGATCCTGACTCATTGCACTCGATGGTCTCCTTCCCAAGTACCAGCGGATCGCAGCCCTTAATTGTTAGTGTAAACCGCCCGTTTTGTTCTTCATGATAAGAAATGCTTGTCCCTAATGCTTCCATCGCCTCACAGGTAACAATCATATCCTGAGACATCAGCACATTAGAAATCACGCTTTCTCCCTTAGCCAGCCCCGCCATAATAATCGCCCGGTGGCTGACACTTTTCGAAGGCGGTATTTCCAAACTGCCCGTTAATTGTCTTGGTGTAATCTCAATCTTTCTCATTTTCTTCCTCACAATTTTCTATTTTTACTTTTTTCACTTGGCAAATAGACAATCAATAACTCAGTAGCGATTATTTTTACAACCGGTTAACCCGTATCGCTACGGGGTTATCGCTCTATTTATTTCAGTTATTATCGAAACAGTTCGATGGCCTGGGGTTTTTGAATTTTGACAATTTGAGCCTTGCCGATTTTTTCCAGGGCACAAATGTAAAGCGAGTCATTCTCAAACTTTTTGTCCGTAAACAAGATTTCCTGAACCTTGTCCAGAGGCATTTTGGGAAGCTCAGTGGGCAACCCGTAATTCTCCAGGATTTCGATAATATTCGTGTAGGTGTCCTTCTGACTGATCCCTTCTGCTACCGTTTTCTTCGTGATCTGTGCCATCCCAATGGCAACCGCTTCACCGTGGGAATATTTTTTAAATTTAAAATAAGATTCCACTACATGGCCGATGGTATGGCCAAAATTTAGAATCCGCCGCAGTCCCTGTTCATGCTCATCAGTCTGAACCACATCCCGTTTAATCTGACAGCATTTGGCAATGATCTCTTCCATATCTTCAACCAAATCCTCATAATAGGCATACCCCATCAGTTTGACAAAAAGCGGGGCACTACTGATACAACCGTACTTGATGACCTCGGCCATACCATCAATCATATAATGATCTTCAAGGGTTTCTAAAAATAAGGGGTCAATGATAACGGCTTTAGGCTGATGAAAAGCACCGACCAGATTTTTGCCATAATCTAGATCAATCCCGACTTTTCCGCCGACACTGCTGTCAACCTGTGCCAACAATGATGTCGGTACCTGGATCAAATCAATGCCGCGGAGATAGGTTGCCGCGCAAAAACCGCCCAAATCCCCAACGACGCCACCGCCCAGGGTTAAAATAGCATCACTGCGGGTGATATTACATTTAACCAGTTCGTCATATATTTCGGCGGTTTGCGACAGGCACTTGCTTGCCTCGCCTGGAGGAATGACAATGCTGTAAACCTTGGGACCAGCCTGACGAACCTGACGTTCCACATCGCTTAAATACTCTTTTGCTACATTTTTATCGGTGATAATCACCACCTTGTGATACTGGGAAAAGAGCGCCTTCATTTGGGCCAGCCGCCCTTTAATGCCTTTTTCGATGATAATGGGGTACTGGTGCATATTCTCTGTTTTGCAAATTAATTCCTTCATTTTCTCGGCTCCTTTAAAATCTTAACCTCTATTATATCATAGTTTTTTCAATTTAAAACCATAAAGCATTGTCCTGGGATTTTTAAATGGTTTAGTTGTGTTAACACCTGTCTCCATTGTAAAGACAGATTTGTTTACAAAAGAACCGTCTTATATAAGACGGTTAAACTATAAACATCGTACCAACGCAGTACCGACAATTATTAATCTGATTGTACGCATCGGGGCGAACACGGCATAGCCTGTTCGATCCCGCGGCGAACAATAGATTAAAATTGATCGGTACGGCAATTTATTCAACGGTCTTATATAAGACGGTCTTTTCTTTTTATCGGTCTTCCTTGAAATAGTTTTTACCCAGCCAGGCTGGTTCTTTTTTGTTGCTGCTCTTTCGCATCGAGGTAAAGATCAAAACAAATACTGTTGCCAAATAAGGCAGGGCCGTGAAGAAGTAAATTGAAACTGGCAGGGTATATTGCTGGAGCCAAAAACTGGCAATATCCAAAGCGCCAAAGAAATAGGCCCCCAATAAAGCTTTGCCGGGATTCCACATCGCAAAGATAACCAGTGCTACCGCAATCCACCCTCGTCCGCTGACGACATTAACCGGATAAATACTGATGTAAACCAGGGATAAAAAGGCTCCACCCAGGCCACACAGTGCTCCACAAAGGGCAATATTAAAATATTTATACTTATCCACGGGAATTCCGCTGGCGTCAGCCGCGACCGGATTTTCACCAACCATCCGGGTATTTAAGCCCCACTTGGTTTTATAAAGGTAAACATAAATGGCAATCACCAGTAGATAAGAAAAATAAACATAAACACTTTGGTTAAAAAAGATCTGACCAACGTATGGAATATCCCCAAAAATCGGCAGCTTGATCGGCGCAAAAAATGTGGTAATCGCTTCCGGCACTTTTTTCCCGACAAAGTTCTTGCCAAAGAAGGCGGCAAAGCCAACCCCAAAAATACTAAGCGTCAGCCCGGTAACTACCTGATTAGCCTTTAAGCTAATCGTCAGAAAGCCATAAATCAGAGCCCCGCAGGCCCCGGCAATGGCTGCGCAGAGCACCGCGATGTAGGGATTGCCAAAGGTAAACCCGGCAATAAAACCAACCACCGCCCCCATTTGCATCATCCCTTCCACCCCAAGATTAAGGTGGCCGACTTTTTCTGAAATAATTTCTCCCAGAGTCGCATAAAGCAAACAGGTTCCGGCCTTAACCGCAGCCGTTAAGAAAAAAACAAATTCCATTATGCCACCTCACGTTTATTTTTATCGGAAACAAAGCGGTACTGCAAGATAAACTCGCTGCCCAAAATAAAAAACAGAATGATCGCCTGAATCATTTCTGCCACCGAACCGGGAATCTGGAAGGCGGTTTGAATATACGAGGCACCCTGCAACAATACCGCAAAGGCAAAGGAATTAACGACTACAAAGGGCACCTTGAGTCCTGAAAGCCAGGCTACGATAATGGCTGTGAAACCCAAACCGCCAGTGATTTGAGTTGATAACGCCCCGCTGACACCCGTGGTTTGCATCATCCCGACCACACCGCATAAACCGCCGCTAACAAGAGCGGCGATCATAATGGTTTTAGTGACATTAATACCGATGTATCGGGCGGTATTTTCACTTTCGCCCAAAACAGAAATTTCAAATCCGATTTTTGATCGGTTCATAAAATAATACATCGCCAGAACAATAATAACTGCCATCAAGATACTTAAATTAAAACCACTGACACCGGGTAGTAAAGCATTGGGAGGAAGATTAGCTATTTTAGGCATCCCACTGGCTGCCGGATCCTTCCAGAAATCGTATTGCAATGCAGTTACCAGTGTTAACGCGATATAGTTTAACATCAGCGTAAACAGCGTTTCATTGGTTCCAAAACGGGCTTTTAAAAAAGCTGGAACCATCAGCCAAACGGCGCCAAATAAAAAAGAAACGACACTCATCAACATCAGCATAATTGGTAGCGGCAGATCCGGCAGTAGCCGGACTACCAATGTGGTTCCGACTGCCCCCATCAGAAACTGACCTTCAGCACCGATATTCCAAAAGCGCATTTTAAAGGCAACCATTACCCCCAAAGAGAGCACCAGCAGCGGTACCATTTTCTCGATCGTGGCAGCAAAACGATACACCGAGCCAAAACAGCCCTGAATAATCCCAAGATATAACTCAAAGGGATTGGCTCCGGCAACCAGAACAAGGATTGAGGCCAAGGCCAACGCTGCTAATACAGCCGACAGCCGAACAACTATTTTTTCCCGGGTTTTGGGAAGATCTTTCTTTACGATATGGAGCATGCTTGTTCTCCTTCACTAATAACCCCGGACATCATTAATCCAATGGCTTCTTTGGTGGTTTTTCGCGGATCCACAATCCCTGTTACCCGACCTTCACAAATAACTAAAATGCGATCACAAAGACTCATCAGAACGTCCAAATCCTCGCCCACATAAATGATCGGTTTCATTTTAACTTTTTGCTCATTGAGCAGCTCATAAATAATTTGAGAAGAACCTACATCCAGACCTCTGGTGGCGTAAGCCGTCACCATCAGTTTCGGTTCCAGTTCAATTTCCCGACCCAACAAGACCTTTTGAATATTCCCGCCAGAGAGCAAACTGACGGCATGATTTTCAATCGCGGGGGTGGACACGTTAAGGCGTTCAACCAGGGCTTCGGCCTTGTCCCGGGAAACAACCCGAGAAATTCCCAGCCCTTTTTTGTTGCGGTAATCTTTTAATAAAACATTATCAATAATATCCATCGAAGAAACCAGACCCATTCCTAAACGGTCCTCAGGAACGAAGCTCAGACTAATTCCCATCTGACTGATTTTTTCGGGATTCTTGCCGACGATGTTTTCGCCTTCAAAAATAATCTCACCGGATTTGATATGATAAAGACCAGCGATACTCTCACATAGTTCTTTCTGGCCGCTACCGGCAATGCCGGCGACGCCGAGAATTTCCCCAGCATAGAGGTCAAAACTGACGTGATCAAGAATATTGACCTTATTTCGATCGATGGCGGTGATATCTTTCACTTCTAGCGCCTTTTCTCCCCGTTTTACCGCAACATAGGGAACATTAAGCTCCATCATATCGCCAACCATCATCCCGGCCAGTTCCTGCGGCGTGGTTTCTGCTTTATTAACTGTTTGAATGGTCGTGCCCTTACGCATAATGGTAATCCGATCGCTGATTTCCATAACCTCTTCTAGTTTATGAGTAATAATAATCACTGAACAGCCTGTTGCCACCATCTTCTTAACAATTTCAAAGAGATTCTTAATTTCCTGGGGAGTTAGTACTGCCGTGGGTTCATCCAATATTAGAATATCAGCCCCCCGATACAGGACTTTGAAGATTTCCAGACTCTGCTTTTCGGCAACCGACATTTCATAGACCTTTTTATTGGGATTAATGTCCATTCCCAATTGGGCAATCAATTTCCCCATCTCATCTAAAATCTTTTTCTTATTTAAAAAAGGGGTTGTTTTACGACTGCCGGCGGCCACATTTTCCATTGCTGAAAAAGCATCGACCAACTTGTAGTGCTGAGGCAACATCCCAATTCCCAAGTCCAGGGCAATCTTGGGGGAACTGATACTAACACGTTGGCCCTTCACTTCGATCTGCCCTTCATCCGGCATATAAATGCCATTTAGAACATTCATCAGTGAACTTTTGCCCGCTCCGTTCTCTCCTAAGATGGCATGCACTTCTCCCTTTTTTAATGAAAATTCCACATGATCCAGGGCTTTGACCTTACCAAAAACCTTTGTGATGTTTTCCATTTTAACCACATAATCATTATTCATGCTTTCACCTTTACTAAAAATAGCGGACAGAGTCAGAAGACTCTGTCCGTTAACCCATTTGTATTATTTTAAACTACCAACAACATTATCAACAAACCAGTCCATGCTTAACTGCGCTTCATCTGTCAGAGTAGTTCCAACCGGTACTTTTACAGTGCCGCTCTGATCTTTTAATTCGCCCGCAAAAATTACCAGCTCACCTGATTTAATGGCGGCTTCAGCGGTGTCAATCTGACCTTGAGCCGTTCCTGGCGCCAAGGTTGTCAGTTCATCCAGTAGGACGATCCCATCAGTCATACCACCCCAGTATTGCTGCGATTTCCAGGTTCCGTCAATGACTGATGAAACCGAATCGGTATAATAACCGCTAAAATCCCAAAGTGGAGCCGTCATATAGACTTCTGGCATACTTTGTGCCGCACTTAAATCATAACCAATCGATAATTTACCCGCTTCTTTAGCCGCTTCCATAGTTGCTGTTGAATCCTGATGCTGAGCGGTTACATCACAACCTTGTTGGATCAGCGCTTCGGCGGCTGCTTTTTCAACAGTTGGATCATACCAGGTGTTGGTCCAGGAAACATTAACAGTGGCTGCCGGATTTACCGATTTTACACCCAATGCAAAGGCATTGATACCACGAATTACTTCGGGAATTGGCATCGCTGCTACATAAGCAATTTTATTCGTCTTAGTTGTTAAGCCGGCGACAATTCCGGAAAGGTAACGTGGTTCTTCAATTTTTCCAAAGTAAGTCCCCATATTATCAGACGTCATATAACCTGAACAGTGTTCAAATTTAACATCAGGGAATTCTTCGGCTGCTTCAACCATTCCATCCATAAAACCATAGCTGGTTCCAAAAATAATGGTACATCCCTGATCAACCATATCTCTAATGGTTGAAATAACAGCGCTTTTTTCTTCTGGTACATTTTCTTTAACGATGGTTTCAACCTTACCGTCTAAGTTTTCTACCATTTTTGCCCGGCCATTGTCATGAGCTTGTGACCAACCGCCATCATCTGCTGGTCCAACATAGATAAAACCAACCTTTGTAACCTCAGCTTTACCTGATGTCGCTCCTGAACTGCATCCGGCTACACTTACAACCAATAAAACCAGTGTAAGCATCAATACTCCCAATCTTTTTTTCATTCTCTTCCTCCTATTTCTAATCTGGTTTAGAACCATCGGATAAACAGTCCTACCCACACTAGTATTTTAACTAAAAAACATCTAAAATGCAATCTAAAAAAGTTGAATAAATCGGTCGTCTAAGCCATGTTTCTATTGCAATGCGTTGGTTAATTCGGTATTATTATATGTAACCGTGGTGAATCGGATTCTTCACCCTGTTAAATGGTAGATTTCGTATTGAAAGGAGTGTCATTTTGAAAAAAGAGAAAAAAGCTAAGAAGTTGGACGTCAAAGAAACAAAAGATTCGAAAAAAGAGACGAAAAAGAAAAGTGCCGCGGAAGAAAAAAAAGAAGGTTCGGTTCAAAAAAAAGAAAAATCAACGGTTCAAAAACCTGAACAATCCGATTCTTCCGTAGATCTTGATGCGCTCAAGAAACTGATGATTGATTCTGCTGCTCTTTATCAGGATATTCTTGTTTTACCGCAAACCTTTACAGTCAATGATGGTTCCTATTCTCTCTATCCTTCTGAACTGAAAGCCCTTGAAATGATCGGCCGATTTTCAGGCATCAATCTGACCCAATTGGCTAATAAATTGGGAATTTCAAAAAGCGCTATTTCAAAGTGCAGCTCCAAACTACTGGAAAAAGAACTCATAAGAAAAGAAAAATCAGCGGTCAACGTGCGTGAAGTGGTCTTCACCCTGACCCCCGATGGTCAAGCAATTTTTGATCAACTGGAAACTGTCCATGCCAAACTATTTGCGCCCCTTAATACGGCTTTGAATGGCATCTCACCCCAGGAAATCAAAGCTCTCCACCGCATCTTCTTAACCATTACTGCAAGCCTTGAGACGATTGTTAAACACCCCAATTGATACAAGCTACTTGTTTTAACAACTGATAAAACCGTACCGACAATTGTTACATCCTATTATTTGCATCAAGGCAAAAAAGAGATTAACAATTGATCGGCACGGTAATTGTGGTTCTGTTATCGAATCGCACGGTATTTAGGGCGCTAGCATTTCTTGTGGCTGATACGTTTTTTCTGTCCTCTGATTATCCTGGTTATTTTGCACCACGCCATAGCTTTCGAGCCTCAGGTGCATCTGTTTTTCAGACCCAGAGCCTTTCTTGATTTCATAGCTGATGACACGAATAACTGGAATTGATTGATTTAATCGATCCAGAAATGCCATAAATGTTTCATCATTACCGGTACAAACCACCGTAAATTCACAAGTCGCTAAAAACTTTCCATCCGGTCCTTGAATCGTTTTTTCTTCATTTTCAGTAAATTCCGGCGCAATTCTTGCGCCTAGAGGATCATCGATCTGAAGCTTGATCAGTCCAAACTCCAGCGAAGTGAGGCCTACCTCAGCAGTGTCTGCTGTTTTTGCAACCGCTTCGTAAAGACTGACCGTATCTAAACTTTCCGGCAGGCTATCGTTGGTTATCTTTAACGCTTCACTCATTTCACCCAGTTTTTTTAGATAGGTTTCCTCCGTCATTTGGTCCGGCAATTCCTGATAATAGCGTACTCTTTTTTCAAGTTCAGCCTTGCTTGCGCCGTAGGCCTGGTATTTAGGAATCACCAGTAAAGTAACGAAGATGACCAATAGGGCCATTACGACAATCCCTTCCTGAAGCTTTGTTTTACTATTTTTTTGGTGTGCTTCTGGGGCTTTCGGGGTTCTATCGCTTAATTGTTTTTCCATCTTTTGATTCATCACTTAAACCTCCGCCACTAGAAGACTTAATGTAAATTCCCACCCGGCTTCCCCGTCCGGCTTAATTGTGGATACCGCCTCTTTCGTGTTGGTATTAACCATGTTAATTTCTAAAAAGATTTCCAGACCCGTAAGTTTTTCTTTGAATTCCAGGATTTCTTCTTTCTTTTTTGCTTCACCTGAGACAGACAGTTGGCCATCCCGAAATTCATAATTGGAGAGTTTTATCCCAGCCGGTAGGACCCTGTGAATTTCCTCCACCGTTTGCAGCGGTAGTCCTTTTCCCTTGTTGATGGCTTCCAAAACGAGACTGCGATGTTTTAACAGCTCTTTTTGCTGGGAAAGATTGGCATAAATCACCTGATAATCAGATTTATTTTCAATCAGTGTCTCTACCTTTTTAATCTCTTTCTGATAATGGAGATCCAAACAAGTCAACGCTCCGTAAATAATAAATACTGCTATAAATAATCCGATAAAAATCATCTGCACTTTTGTTAGCGTATGCTTCTTTTGTTTTTTCCTTTCTGAAACAACTGGTAATAAGTTCATCTCTAACTTCATAACAAACCACCACGCAACTGCGCCTGTTTGATTAATCCACACACGCAGGGCGTCATTAAGCAGCGTTGGGCTTTGGTCATTTTCCCGGGAAGAATCAGTTCCTCTTTCTCATCCAAAAGCTCATCGACAGGCCGGATTTTTTTATCTAGCCATTTTGACAGCGTCTCCAGTACGCCGCGATGAAGACTCTCTCCTCCCATCAGATAAATATTTTCATTTATATCGTTCATACCGGTTTTTTCATACCCTAATGGAAATTCAAAAATTTGCTCCGTTACCTTAATAATTTCCCGCAAATAGGTTTTTCCATCCCATCCCGTTTCCAACTCCAACCGATGGTTTTCAACCAATGCGGCGCGGTAATAATAAAAGAAACGGGTCTCACTTTTTCCCATATCAATAATAAGTGTTGGCTGATCCACGTTGGGATCAATCAGACTGTCAAAGGTATAAAACTGTGGAACAATCGACGCTAAACGACAGCCGGTTTTACCAAATAGTTTTGTATACCGACTCAAAAGATCTTTTTTTACCGCAACCCCCAGCACATCCAAGTTTGTCTCATCAATACCAAGATGTTCAAACCACCGGGTCCGCTCCCGCGCTTGAAAATCGATTCGCCAAAATTCCAGATTTTCTGATGTAAGCAGTTGCAATTGCCAATAGATTGCTTCTTCCACCTCGTTGATTGTCATCATCGGAAAGGTAAATGAAGCCACTAGCATCTCTTTATGGTTTATGACCAACATCACGTCATCATGACGGCGTGCGCCTTTTAAAAGATGACGCAAAAACCCCCTAACCATCGACTGTTCTTCTGAATTGCCGATATTTCTAATCTGTTCTGGTGTTTTTTCAATGCGAAACCCTTCAATCTGGACCCAACCAGACGCACCAATCTCACCAACGACTATTTTTGTTAACGCTTCACCCAGATCAATCGCCCAGAACTTTTTTCTCTTTTTCACACCGCCCCCACCATTTTCCAGTTAAATCTCACAATCTGACCTGACGGCACCGCATCCGTTACCAGCTCAATTTCACCACTGAAATTCATATGATACGCCTTATATTCACTACTTATTTCCACATACCGCAATTTTTCTGCTGTTTTAAAAACCTGGATTTCATAATAACCGCCGTTCTCATCCGCACTCTTCCCGCCAGTACCCGAATAATTGACATCCTCCTCCAGCTCAGCCTGAAGAATCGCCATGGCATTTTTTCCTGTCACGATACATAACTGATAATCCTGATTCAAGCGATTGGCTTCCAGTTCCGCCATTCCCCGGGTTAAAGCATAACCCGCACCCGCTGTTAATAATGCCATCACGACCAAAACCAGGGGCAGCACAAATCCATCTTCGCTTAGCTTATTCATACAAACTCCACCATTCTTCCATGGGAAATCGTCGTTTCGCGATCGTAAGTTGATCCCTCAACCACTAAACTGTATTTTATAACAATTTCCTGATTCGCGCCAAGGGTCATCGAAAAAGACGAAATACCATCTAGAAATTGACTATTACCCCCAGAACCGATCGAAGTTAAGCCATTTTTATAAACCTTATAGCGTCTCAAAAACCCGCTACTGTAACGATAATAGTTGTAATAACTTTCCGGGCTTTCCAGATCCTGAAGATAGACGCGGTTGTTTTTAAAAACTATTTTTTCCGATCTTAAAATCTGTTTTTGAAAATACAACTCAATGTATCGCTGTGTATAAAATAATTTTTGATTGGTTTCGGCTTTTTTATTAATCGTATTTGCATAAATCAAGCCCGATAGTAGCAACCCCAGCAACAAAGACATCACCATTAAAGACGTTAACAGCTCAATCAGAGAGAAGCCAGAGGGACCCATTTCTTTTCTAAATGACTGGCGTCTCATCTTGCCTCCAGAACACTTTAATATAGAATACCTTATCCCTACTGTTTTTACTCGTATGCGCGATTTCAAGCGTATATAAATTAGGTTGATGATCCGACACGACATTTTTTAATTCATAATTCGGGTACCTGCTCATTAAAATAGAATTAACCCGATCATTCAGACTTGTTGTCGAAGGCTCTTTTAAATTGATATTAATTTCGTCGACAATGCTATTTATTTCCACCGATCGTGAAAAAATCGCCTTTGATACCATCTCTGTTTTTATCGCCATCCCATACAGACCCAAAATCATCACCAGGGCCGCCCCACAAACAGCAATGGCGATAATCGCTTCCATTATTGTATAACCTTTAAGCGCCTTTATAATTGGTCCGATTTTGAACCTACGATTCATCTAAATAAATCCTCCCGTTGCCAACCTGCACCACAATTCTTTTGACATCACCGCTTAAACTT is a window encoding:
- the aroA gene encoding 3-phosphoshikimate 1-carboxyvinyltransferase gives rise to the protein MRKIEITPRQLTGSLEIPPSKSVSHRAIIMAGLAKGESVISNVLMSQDMIVTCEAMEALGTSISYHEEQNGRFTLTIKGCDPLVLGKETIECNESGSTLRFIIPILLLQPKRVVITGKGRLVTRPMKPYYDLFEEKSIHYEHLNKQQDLPLAVEGTLTPGSYQIDGGVSSQFITGLLFALPLLSGDSVIEVTSKLESKPYLDITLDMLKHFGIEIVNDNDRRFLIKGNQAYRPCHYRVEGDFSQGAFWLAAGAIGEKMDCKDLDLSSFQGDKVMVDLIKQMGGEISAKADGLVVKKSTTHGIVIDVSQCPDLVPILAVLGSLSVGTTTIINGERLRFKESDRLMAIALELNKLGGKIEETADGLIIHGVEGFTGGKVKSHNDHRIAMALAIASIRASGKIVLDGAEAVNKSYPHFWEDFKAVGGEWIGLDVGK
- the aroB gene encoding 3-dehydroquinate synthase, which codes for MKELICKTENMHQYPIIIEKGIKGRLAQMKALFSQYHKVVIITDKNVAKEYLSDVERQVRQAGPKVYSIVIPPGEASKCLSQTAEIYDELVKCNITRSDAILTLGGGVVGDLGGFCAATYLRGIDLIQVPTSLLAQVDSSVGGKVGIDLDYGKNLVGAFHQPKAVIIDPLFLETLEDHYMIDGMAEVIKYGCISSAPLFVKLMGYAYYEDLVEDMEEIIAKCCQIKRDVVQTDEHEQGLRRILNFGHTIGHVVESYFKFKKYSHGEAVAIGMAQITKKTVAEGISQKDTYTNIIEILENYGLPTELPKMPLDKVQEILFTDKKFENDSLYICALEKIGKAQIVKIQKPQAIELFR
- a CDS encoding ABC transporter permease; this encodes MEFVFFLTAAVKAGTCLLYATLGEIISEKVGHLNLGVEGMMQMGAVVGFIAGFTFGNPYIAVLCAAIAGACGALIYGFLTISLKANQVVTGLTLSIFGVGFAAFFGKNFVGKKVPEAITTFFAPIKLPIFGDIPYVGQIFFNQSVYVYFSYLLVIAIYVYLYKTKWGLNTRMVGENPVAADASGIPVDKYKYFNIALCGALCGLGGAFLSLVYISIYPVNVVSGRGWIAVALVIFAMWNPGKALLGAYFFGALDIASFWLQQYTLPVSIYFFTALPYLATVFVLIFTSMRKSSNKKEPAWLGKNYFKEDR
- a CDS encoding ABC transporter permease, with translation MLHIVKKDLPKTREKIVVRLSAVLAALALASILVLVAGANPFELYLGIIQGCFGSVYRFAATIEKMVPLLVLSLGVMVAFKMRFWNIGAEGQFLMGAVGTTLVVRLLPDLPLPIMLMLMSVVSFLFGAVWLMVPAFLKARFGTNETLFTLMLNYIALTLVTALQYDFWKDPAASGMPKIANLPPNALLPGVSGFNLSILMAVIIVLAMYYFMNRSKIGFEISVLGESENTARYIGINVTKTIMIAALVSGGLCGVVGMMQTTGVSGALSTQITGGLGFTAIIVAWLSGLKVPFVVVNSFAFAVLLQGASYIQTAFQIPGSVAEMIQAIILFFILGSEFILQYRFVSDKNKREVA
- a CDS encoding ABC transporter ATP-binding protein codes for the protein MNNDYVVKMENITKVFGKVKALDHVEFSLKKGEVHAILGENGAGKSSLMNVLNGIYMPDEGQIEVKGQRVSISSPKIALDLGIGMLPQHYKLVDAFSAMENVAAGSRKTTPFLNKKKILDEMGKLIAQLGMDINPNKKVYEMSVAEKQSLEIFKVLYRGADILILDEPTAVLTPQEIKNLFEIVKKMVATGCSVIIITHKLEEVMEISDRITIMRKGTTIQTVNKAETTPQELAGMMVGDMMELNVPYVAVKRGEKALEVKDITAIDRNKVNILDHVSFDLYAGEILGVAGIAGSGQKELCESIAGLYHIKSGEIIFEGENIVGKNPEKISQMGISLSFVPEDRLGMGLVSSMDIIDNVLLKDYRNKKGLGISRVVSRDKAEALVERLNVSTPAIENHAVSLLSGGNIQKVLLGREIELEPKLMVTAYATRGLDVGSSQIIYELLNEQKVKMKPIIYVGEDLDVLMSLCDRILVICEGRVTGIVDPRKTTKEAIGLMMSGVISEGEQACSIS
- a CDS encoding BMP family ABC transporter substrate-binding protein, with amino-acid sequence MKKRLGVLMLTLVLLVVSVAGCSSGATSGKAEVTKVGFIYVGPADDGGWSQAHDNGRAKMVENLDGKVETIVKENVPEEKSAVISTIRDMVDQGCTIIFGTSYGFMDGMVEAAEEFPDVKFEHCSGYMTSDNMGTYFGKIEEPRYLSGIVAGLTTKTNKIAYVAAMPIPEVIRGINAFALGVKSVNPAATVNVSWTNTWYDPTVEKAAAEALIQQGCDVTAQHQDSTATMEAAKEAGKLSIGYDLSAAQSMPEVYMTAPLWDFSGYYTDSVSSVIDGTWKSQQYWGGMTDGIVLLDELTTLAPGTAQGQIDTAEAAIKSGELVIFAGELKDQSGTVKVPVGTTLTDEAQLSMDWFVDNVVGSLK
- a CDS encoding MarR family winged helix-turn-helix transcriptional regulator → MKKEKKAKKLDVKETKDSKKETKKKSAAEEKKEGSVQKKEKSTVQKPEQSDSSVDLDALKKLMIDSAALYQDILVLPQTFTVNDGSYSLYPSELKALEMIGRFSGINLTQLANKLGISKSAISKCSSKLLEKELIRKEKSAVNVREVVFTLTPDGQAIFDQLETVHAKLFAPLNTALNGISPQEIKALHRIFLTITASLETIVKHPN
- a CDS encoding PilN domain-containing protein — translated: MKLEMNLLPVVSERKKQKKHTLTKVQMIFIGLFIAVFIIYGALTCLDLHYQKEIKKVETLIENKSDYQVIYANLSQQKELLKHRSLVLEAINKGKGLPLQTVEEIHRVLPAGIKLSNYEFRDGQLSVSGEAKKKEEILEFKEKLTGLEIFLEINMVNTNTKEAVSTIKPDGEAGWEFTLSLLVAEV
- the pilM gene encoding type IV pilus biogenesis protein PilM, which produces MKKRKKFWAIDLGEALTKIVVGEIGASGWVQIEGFRIEKTPEQIRNIGNSEEQSMVRGFLRHLLKGARRHDDVMLVINHKEMLVASFTFPMMTINEVEEAIYWQLQLLTSENLEFWRIDFQARERTRWFEHLGIDETNLDVLGVAVKKDLLSRYTKLFGKTGCRLASIVPQFYTFDSLIDPNVDQPTLIIDMGKSETRFFYYYRAALVENHRLELETGWDGKTYLREIIKVTEQIFEFPLGYEKTGMNDINENIYLMGGESLHRGVLETLSKWLDKKIRPVDELLDEKEELILPGKMTKAQRCLMTPCVCGLIKQAQLRGGLL
- a CDS encoding prepilin-type N-terminal cleavage/methylation domain-containing protein, which produces MRRQSFRKEMGPSGFSLIELLTSLMVMSLLLGLLLSGLIYANTINKKAETNQKLFYTQRYIELYFQKQILRSEKIVFKNNRVYLQDLESPESYYNYYRYSSGFLRRYKVYKNGLTSIGSGGNSQFLDGISSFSMTLGANQEIVIKYSLVVEGSTYDRETTISHGRMVEFV